A window from Chryseobacterium sp. SNU WT5 encodes these proteins:
- a CDS encoding SMODS domain-containing nucleotidyltransferase, with product MATTVISSFTEFHLDKVNIASDRSTKAKSSRDWLWGKLNKLDEDAELKFPFHFEEKNLNYGSFVRKTKIRELDDIDIMFCLKGNGAYYSKNGDIYTIHTEDAGERLKFLSNEDTLNSRRVVNKLKSALGNIEHYKSADLHNRGEAVTLSLQSYEWVFDVVPCFHTDTNLYLIPDGNGNFKATDPRIDQSLVTETNQNYSGRLLQLIRTIKIWKNENSVNSIGSYLLEQYVINYTKNKIDLSEYIDYDLRDFFKYFETEIFSSVWDPKNIQGNLNQLSYSEKESISEQARLAHDKAVDAISAEIDNKDQEKSINKWREIFGDKFPQYG from the coding sequence ATGGCAACAACTGTAATATCATCTTTTACTGAATTTCACTTGGATAAAGTGAATATTGCTAGCGATCGTTCTACTAAAGCAAAATCCAGTAGAGATTGGCTCTGGGGTAAATTAAATAAATTAGATGAAGATGCAGAATTAAAGTTTCCTTTTCATTTTGAAGAGAAAAATTTAAATTATGGTTCGTTTGTTAGAAAAACCAAAATTAGAGAGTTGGATGATATTGATATAATGTTTTGCTTAAAAGGAAATGGTGCTTATTATAGTAAAAATGGAGATATTTATACCATACATACAGAAGATGCTGGTGAAAGGTTAAAGTTCTTGTCTAATGAAGATACTCTTAATTCACGAAGAGTAGTTAATAAACTAAAATCTGCATTAGGAAATATTGAACATTATAAATCAGCAGATTTACATAATCGTGGTGAAGCGGTGACTTTAAGTTTGCAATCTTATGAATGGGTTTTTGACGTCGTACCTTGTTTTCATACTGATACTAATTTATATTTAATACCGGATGGCAATGGGAATTTTAAAGCAACAGATCCGCGGATTGATCAAAGTTTAGTTACTGAAACTAATCAGAATTATTCTGGAAGACTTCTTCAGTTGATAAGAACCATTAAAATATGGAAAAATGAAAATTCTGTTAATTCAATTGGTTCATATTTACTTGAACAGTATGTAATAAATTACACAAAAAACAAAATAGATTTATCAGAATATATCGATTACGATCTACGAGATTTTTTCAAATATTTTGAAACAGAAATTTTTAGTAGTGTATGGGATCCAAAAAATATTCAGGGAAATTTAAATCAGCTCTCATATTCTGAAAAAGAATCTATTTCTGAACAGGCACGATTAGCACATGACAAAGCTGTTGATGCAATAAGCGCGGAAATAGATAATAAGGATCAAGAGAAATCAATAAATAAATGGCGTGAAATATTCGGTGATAAATTCCCACAATATGGATAA
- a CDS encoding S-4TM family putative pore-forming effector, producing the protein MDNGKQILLRQNQRGNIDKLLAQRLLYSQGKDLQYLLIIITVVVPVIISFVTNFTDFNLKESMWIYVMYFFSALLIEKIIEIVIKRKKKTAASIQEKFDIDVYKIDENQTLNTVFVDEDVVRKFSKRDQKNSKKVEKVENWYSVEIERINTNLAILFCQRMNITYDQNIKKKYNLFLLIVAATTFCILFYVSLYMNFSLEKFIVQVLLPSIPIFNFAYKEIRINLESVDNLQKLRQIIETKLNKVKLADNINPKDLREIQDRIYLNRILSPLIPDFIYKVMWTKLEDRMNYSVEKRIENLR; encoded by the coding sequence ATGGATAATGGAAAACAAATACTTCTAAGACAAAATCAACGTGGTAATATTGACAAATTATTAGCGCAACGACTTTTGTACTCTCAAGGAAAAGATTTACAATATTTGTTGATTATAATAACTGTAGTTGTTCCTGTTATAATCTCTTTTGTGACGAATTTTACAGATTTTAATTTAAAAGAAAGCATGTGGATTTACGTAATGTATTTTTTTTCCGCTCTATTGATAGAAAAAATTATTGAAATAGTAATTAAACGTAAAAAGAAAACAGCTGCGTCAATTCAAGAAAAATTTGATATTGACGTTTATAAAATAGACGAAAATCAAACTCTTAACACTGTTTTTGTTGATGAAGATGTAGTGAGAAAGTTTTCCAAGAGAGACCAAAAAAACTCAAAGAAGGTAGAAAAAGTGGAAAACTGGTATTCTGTAGAAATTGAGCGAATTAATACAAATCTAGCGATACTATTTTGCCAAAGAATGAATATAACTTACGATCAAAATATAAAGAAAAAGTATAATTTATTCCTATTAATAGTTGCAGCTACTACATTTTGTATACTTTTTTATGTTAGTTTGTACATGAACTTTTCATTAGAGAAATTTATAGTACAAGTTTTATTACCATCAATTCCTATTTTTAATTTTGCATATAAAGAGATCAGAATTAACCTTGAATCAGTGGATAACTTGCAAAAACTAAGACAAATTATTGAGACAAAACTTAATAAAGTAAAGTTAGCAGACAATATTAACCCCAAAGATTTAAGAGAAATCCAAGACAGAATTTATCTTAACCGCATATTAAGTCCTTTAATTCCAGATTTTATTTACAAAGTTATGTGGACAAAATTAGAAGATCGAATGAACTATTCTGTCGAAAAAAGAATTGAAAATTTACGTTAA
- a CDS encoding DUF4145 domain-containing protein, with protein sequence MNITVDQYSREFNKLPDFCPHCFIKQIPQIKGGVYNSKINLNLFLICSNEDCKKSFIAFYSKAQNSSALQLSGVSIGNLQTKEFSSDISSISEKFIEIYNQAFFAEQNNLFEITGVGYRKSLEFLIKDYCLKNNTSESEKILNMPIMQVINSYVNDERIKNISKRAVWLGNDETHYIRIWDNKDVTILKTLIDLVVHWIEMEEMSKLMIIEMPELPKKGNDKK encoded by the coding sequence ATGAATATTACTGTAGATCAATATAGTCGAGAATTTAATAAATTGCCAGACTTTTGTCCACATTGTTTTATAAAACAAATTCCGCAGATAAAAGGTGGTGTTTATAATTCAAAAATAAATTTAAATTTATTTTTGATATGCTCGAATGAGGATTGTAAAAAATCATTTATAGCATTTTATAGTAAGGCACAAAATTCATCTGCTTTACAATTGTCCGGTGTTTCTATTGGCAATTTACAGACAAAAGAATTTAGCAGTGATATCTCTTCAATTTCTGAAAAATTCATTGAAATTTATAATCAGGCATTTTTTGCCGAACAAAATAACTTATTTGAAATTACAGGTGTAGGTTATAGAAAATCTTTAGAATTTCTAATTAAAGATTATTGTTTAAAAAATAATACTTCAGAATCAGAAAAGATTTTAAATATGCCAATTATGCAGGTAATTAATAGTTACGTAAATGATGAAAGAATTAAAAATATTTCTAAACGTGCAGTTTGGCTGGGCAATGATGAAACCCATTATATTAGAATTTGGGATAACAAAGATGTCACAATCTTAAAAACTTTAATTGATTTAGTAGTTCATTGGATTGAAATGGAAGAAATGTCAAAATTGATGATTATAGAAATGCCAGAATTACCAAAAAAAGGAAACGATAAGAAATGA
- a CDS encoding type I restriction endonuclease subunit R, whose translation MKFTESQLEQSVISLLEQQGIPHISGLKIHKTLEEVLLKEDLKNYLYQNYADISPNEIKQIILKLDYFSSSALYESNRDILRLVSDGFVQKREEAHKKDLFIQLIDYSAKDQNIYRFVNQLEIKGTEKRIPDGILYINGIPLVVFEFKTAIEENKTIHDAYLQLTNRYKRDIPELMKYNAFLVISDGVNNKAGSLFAPYEFFYGWRKAESNEQIAKDGIASLFTMVKGLFDKNRLRDVIQNFIYFPDTSKKKEKIVCRYPQYYASRKLYENILLHRKPEGDGKGGTYFGATGCGKSYTMLYLSRLLMRSTEMASPTIILITDRTDLDEQLSGTFTNAKNFIGDNHIVTVSSREDLRNQLKGRESGGVFLTTIHKFTEDAKELSNRNNIICISDEAHRSQINLDKNLKITDTEVNSSYGFAFYLHQSLPNATYVGFTGTPVDKTLEVFGEVVDFYTMKESVQDEITVRIVYEGRASKVILKTEKLKEIEEYYNNCVAEGSSEYQVEESKKATTNMNAILGDKERLQALAKDFVEHYEKRVSEGATVCGKAMFVSSNREIAYKFYKELMELRPDWGTIKTHDESQELSDKELKDLKPIAKVNMVMTRDKDDGDDLYKILGTKDDRKELDRQFKQEKSNFKIAIVVDMWLTGFDVPFLDSIYIDKPIQEHSLIQTISRVNRKFKGKDKGLVIDYIGIKNNMNYALAKFNNADQNEFEDVDKAITIVKDQLDLLRKIFHNFNSKPYFEGSPIMKLENLNLGAEFIQSTEDLEKRFMRIVRKMKEAYNICCSSEAFTYDEVDELHYYTAIRSIIYKLTKKEAPDISQMNARVAKMVEEALQSDGVEEVFKMDENAGEKIDIFGEEYLERIDRIKLPNTKIKVLQRLLKMAIDDFKKVNKIKAVDFSKRLQTIVDQYNERSEDMVLANDVLDELAGKMADLIRDLKIEKFSFEKMGIDFEEKSFYDILEAIRDKYKFEFTEEQLIALAKDIKIIIDDKAKYTDWSEREDIKAELKVDLILKLAAHGYPPVTRDEVYKEIFEQAENFKKYRDQ comes from the coding sequence ATGAAATTCACAGAATCCCAATTAGAACAAAGTGTCATTTCCCTGCTCGAACAACAGGGAATTCCGCATATTTCTGGTCTCAAAATTCATAAAACTTTAGAGGAAGTTTTGCTGAAAGAGGATTTGAAGAATTATCTTTATCAAAACTACGCAGATATCTCGCCCAACGAGATTAAGCAGATTATTCTAAAACTGGATTATTTTTCTTCTTCCGCCTTGTACGAAAGTAACCGCGATATTCTGCGTTTGGTTTCCGATGGTTTTGTGCAGAAAAGAGAAGAGGCGCACAAAAAAGATTTGTTCATTCAGTTGATCGATTATTCTGCAAAAGACCAAAATATTTACCGTTTCGTAAATCAATTAGAAATAAAAGGAACCGAGAAAAGAATTCCCGACGGCATTCTCTACATCAACGGAATTCCTTTGGTGGTCTTTGAATTTAAAACAGCCATCGAAGAAAATAAAACCATTCACGATGCGTATTTACAATTAACCAATCGCTACAAAAGAGATATTCCAGAATTGATGAAATACAATGCATTTCTGGTTATCAGCGATGGCGTGAACAACAAAGCAGGTTCTCTTTTTGCCCCTTACGAGTTTTTCTATGGATGGCGCAAAGCCGAAAGCAATGAGCAGATTGCCAAAGACGGTATTGCTTCGCTTTTCACCATGGTAAAAGGGCTTTTTGACAAAAACAGATTACGGGATGTGATTCAGAATTTTATCTATTTCCCGGATACGAGTAAGAAAAAAGAAAAGATCGTTTGCCGATATCCGCAGTATTACGCCAGTAGAAAACTGTATGAAAATATTTTGTTGCACCGAAAACCCGAAGGCGACGGAAAAGGCGGAACTTATTTTGGAGCAACAGGTTGTGGCAAAAGTTATACGATGCTTTACCTTTCCCGCTTATTGATGCGGAGTACAGAAATGGCAAGTCCGACCATTATCCTTATTACAGACAGAACAGACTTAGATGAACAACTTTCCGGCACATTTACAAACGCTAAAAACTTTATTGGAGACAATCATATTGTCACGGTTTCTTCCCGTGAAGATTTACGCAACCAATTGAAAGGCAGAGAAAGTGGTGGTGTCTTTTTGACGACCATTCACAAATTTACGGAAGATGCAAAAGAACTGTCGAACCGAAATAATATCATTTGTATTTCTGATGAAGCGCACCGTTCGCAAATCAACCTCGATAAAAATTTGAAGATTACAGATACAGAAGTGAATTCCAGTTATGGTTTTGCATTTTATCTGCATCAGTCTTTACCGAATGCCACTTATGTTGGTTTCACCGGAACACCAGTGGATAAGACCCTAGAAGTATTTGGTGAAGTGGTGGATTTTTATACCATGAAAGAATCGGTGCAGGATGAGATCACGGTAAGAATTGTTTATGAAGGCAGAGCCTCAAAAGTGATCCTGAAAACCGAGAAATTAAAAGAGATTGAGGAGTATTACAATAATTGCGTAGCAGAAGGGTCAAGTGAATATCAGGTGGAAGAAAGTAAAAAAGCGACCACCAATATGAATGCCATTTTGGGTGACAAAGAGCGTTTACAGGCGTTGGCAAAAGATTTTGTGGAGCATTACGAAAAAAGAGTGAGTGAAGGTGCAACGGTTTGTGGTAAAGCGATGTTCGTTTCCAGTAACCGTGAAATTGCTTATAAATTTTATAAAGAACTCATGGAACTTCGCCCCGATTGGGGAACGATCAAAACCCACGATGAATCTCAGGAACTTTCTGATAAAGAATTAAAAGATCTGAAACCTATCGCCAAAGTCAATATGGTCATGACGCGGGACAAAGATGATGGTGACGATCTTTACAAAATTTTAGGTACAAAAGATGATAGAAAAGAACTAGACCGCCAGTTTAAACAGGAAAAATCCAATTTTAAAATTGCAATTGTGGTCGATATGTGGCTCACAGGTTTTGATGTGCCATTTCTGGACAGTATTTATATTGATAAACCAATTCAGGAACATTCTTTAATCCAAACCATATCAAGAGTTAACCGAAAGTTTAAAGGAAAAGACAAAGGTTTGGTCATCGATTATATCGGCATCAAGAATAACATGAATTATGCTTTGGCGAAATTCAACAATGCTGATCAAAATGAATTTGAGGATGTAGATAAAGCCATCACTATTGTAAAAGACCAATTGGATCTTTTGCGGAAGATCTTTCATAATTTCAACAGTAAACCTTACTTTGAAGGCAGCCCGATAATGAAACTGGAAAATCTTAATCTTGGGGCAGAATTTATTCAGTCCACCGAAGATTTAGAAAAACGTTTTATGCGTATTGTGCGCAAAATGAAAGAGGCCTATAATATCTGCTGTTCGTCTGAAGCATTTACTTATGATGAAGTAGATGAATTGCATTATTACACCGCAATCCGTTCCATCATTTATAAACTCACCAAAAAAGAGGCACCAGATATTTCGCAAATGAATGCAAGAGTCGCAAAAATGGTGGAAGAAGCACTGCAAAGTGATGGCGTAGAAGAAGTCTTTAAAATGGATGAAAATGCAGGAGAAAAGATTGATATTTTCGGTGAAGAATATTTGGAAAGAATTGATAGAATCAAATTGCCGAATACCAAAATAAAAGTACTGCAACGACTTTTGAAAATGGCAATCGACGATTTCAAAAAAGTTAATAAAATAAAAGCCGTTGATTTCAGCAAACGTCTTCAAACCATCGTCGATCAATACAACGAAAGAAGTGAAGATATGGTTTTGGCAAACGATGTACTGGACGAACTCGCCGGAAAAATGGCGGATTTGATACGCGATTTGAAAATCGAAAAGTTTTCGTTTGAAAAAATGGGAATTGACTTTGAGGAGAAATCTTTTTATGATATTCTAGAAGCTATTCGAGACAAATATAAATTCGAATTTACAGAAGAACAGCTGATTGCTTTAGCGAAAGATATTAAAATTATAATTGATGATAAAGCTAAATACACAGACTGGAGTGAGCGTGAAGATATCAAAGCTGAACTTAAAGTAGATCTTATTTTGAAGCTAGCTGCGCATGGTTATCCTCCAGTTACACGTGATGAAGTGTATAAGGAGATTTTTGAGCAGGCAGAGAATTTTAAGAAGTATAGAGATCAATAA
- the xseA gene encoding exodeoxyribonuclease VII large subunit: MNNSSHLTLSQLNGIIQSKLNEAFFMQQFWIVADITEHSFKQKTDYHYFEFVEKDVTTNLIVAKIKGAAWGNASQRIKDFEASTGQKFTNNIHVLAKVSINFHKVFGLSLELIEIDPSFTLGVIETKRQETLLRLVTNYPTIIQKRGDHYSTYNSSLELPPVISRLAVISSQTSAGNEDFKHTLINNPYGYHFEIDDYFTVVQNEVNAGIFLERLLDVFRSGKKYDAVIINRGGGAQTDFLIFDNFKIGLAVAKFPIPVITGIGHQKNQTITDLMAHTSTKTPTKAAEFIVTHNKMFEDRLLSFQQTIIIKSQSFLAHQNFTFNKINSRIVNSSRTSLEKSKLQLITLKQNLTTSCLNEISEARREISSKRFVIASLPKTTINNEKRGLSRILPRILSASNHIISKEKLALKSAVSLINVISPENILKKGFAIVKSNGEITSDPNKFTPGAEIEVILRLQSIKATVNTKKDYHGNDFNLPTGI; this comes from the coding sequence ATGAATAATTCCTCGCATTTAACACTCTCTCAATTAAACGGCATCATTCAGTCAAAGCTGAATGAAGCCTTCTTCATGCAGCAATTTTGGATCGTTGCGGATATTACCGAGCATAGTTTTAAACAAAAAACAGATTATCATTATTTTGAATTTGTAGAAAAAGATGTCACCACCAATCTCATAGTTGCAAAAATAAAAGGAGCAGCGTGGGGGAATGCTTCGCAAAGAATTAAAGATTTTGAAGCGAGTACTGGTCAGAAGTTCACCAATAATATTCACGTTCTGGCAAAAGTGAGTATCAACTTTCATAAAGTGTTTGGCCTTTCCCTTGAACTGATAGAAATTGATCCGTCCTTTACTTTAGGAGTCATCGAAACCAAAAGACAAGAAACGCTTTTGCGACTTGTTACCAATTATCCTACGATCATTCAGAAAAGAGGCGACCACTATAGCACTTATAATTCATCGTTAGAACTGCCTCCAGTAATTTCCCGTCTTGCCGTAATTTCATCGCAGACATCTGCTGGAAATGAAGATTTTAAACATACTTTAATAAATAATCCTTATGGTTATCATTTCGAAATAGACGATTACTTTACCGTGGTTCAAAATGAGGTGAATGCGGGAATTTTTTTAGAAAGATTGCTGGATGTTTTTAGATCCGGGAAAAAATATGACGCGGTGATCATCAATCGAGGTGGCGGAGCGCAAACTGATTTTCTTATTTTTGATAATTTTAAGATAGGTTTAGCCGTGGCGAAATTTCCCATCCCTGTTATTACAGGTATTGGCCATCAGAAAAACCAAACCATTACAGATTTGATGGCTCATACAAGTACGAAAACTCCGACAAAAGCAGCGGAGTTCATTGTTACCCATAACAAAATGTTTGAAGACCGATTACTTTCATTTCAACAGACCATTATCATTAAGTCTCAATCTTTCCTTGCTCACCAAAATTTCACTTTCAATAAAATTAACTCCAGAATTGTCAACAGTTCACGAACGTCACTTGAGAAAAGCAAACTACAATTGATCACGCTAAAACAAAATTTAACGACTTCATGTTTGAATGAAATTTCGGAGGCTAGGAGGGAAATCAGTTCTAAACGCTTTGTGATTGCGAGTCTGCCAAAGACCACCATAAACAATGAGAAAAGGGGGCTAAGTAGAATTTTACCAAGAATTCTTTCGGCTTCTAATCATATTATTTCCAAAGAAAAATTGGCTTTGAAAAGTGCAGTCTCTCTAATAAATGTAATTTCACCCGAAAATATACTTAAGAAAGGGTTTGCCATCGTGAAAAGCAATGGAGAAATCACCAGTGATCCAAATAAATTCACTCCTGGGGCTGAAATTGAAGTTATTTTGAGATTACAAAGTATCAAAGCTACCGTTAATACTAAAAAAGACTATCATGGAAACGACTTTAACCTACCAACAGGCATTTGA
- the xseB gene encoding exodeoxyribonuclease VII small subunit → METTLTYQQAFEELEQITNDIEAEEVSVDDLAKKVKRAADLLEICNAKLKLTETEVNKIIENIKNKE, encoded by the coding sequence ATGGAAACGACTTTAACCTACCAACAGGCATTTGAGGAATTAGAACAGATAACAAACGATATTGAGGCTGAAGAAGTTTCTGTTGATGATTTGGCCAAGAAGGTAAAGCGTGCTGCAGATCTTTTAGAGATTTGTAATGCTAAACTTAAGTTGACTGAAACCGAAGTTAATAAAATAATTGAGAATATAAAAAACAAAGAATAG
- a CDS encoding ferritin-like domain-containing protein — translation MNNPTVSTLNDLLQITNDRIEGFNKVEDKVWEKYPNLKSDYTNMVDQSQKMRLELKSLISERNGDADDSTTVAGGLHRTWIDVKNAFSSDNAESTLENVTFGENAAIEAYQKALDSGDLCPESSRVIQDQLHSLKASYEKFRNLENRHD, via the coding sequence ATGAACAATCCAACAGTATCAACATTGAATGATCTTTTACAAATCACAAATGATCGAATTGAAGGTTTCAACAAAGTTGAAGATAAGGTGTGGGAAAAATATCCTAATCTTAAATCAGATTATACCAATATGGTTGATCAGTCGCAAAAAATGAGACTAGAACTGAAGAGTTTAATCTCTGAAAGAAATGGAGATGCAGATGATTCAACTACCGTAGCAGGAGGACTGCACCGTACTTGGATTGATGTTAAAAATGCTTTTTCGAGCGATAATGCAGAATCAACTTTAGAAAATGTTACCTTCGGCGAAAATGCAGCTATCGAAGCTTACCAAAAGGCTTTGGACAGTGGCGATTTATGCCCGGAAAGTTCGAGAGTAATTCAGGATCAACTTCATAGTTTAAAAGCATCTTATGAAAAATTTAGAAACTTAGAAAATCGTCACGATTAA